One Synechococcus sp. PROS-9-1 DNA window includes the following coding sequences:
- a CDS encoding glycosyltransferase family 2 protein, translated as MLFLQIVLVGLFAYQLRKLRSCSTPFAAEPEEGWLPLEVVLCLRGADSCLPRLLRSLAGQTYPGPWRLQVVVDSDADPAWPLLQPWLNRSDTAWSELHCRTLQQRPSQGSLKCAALRQAFSDLHSESALVVLLDADIRFAEDGLERCARACLKPGIGAISGNRWFAPLSPGLSALNLSSWTRAVWNAGAVVLMTLWKIPWGGTLCVRRSVVEAGDWLELLRRGLCEDTGLLGPLRRLGLDYRFEPNLIMVDPDPAQPLLPLSRWITRQLLTARLHHPAWGLVALHGVSSAALLLLALLQGDWAAALIYELGCVGLLCWIERLMQPQGSPHWLGWAVGLVPGQLVDGAATLAALLVRLISWRGVDYLVRFHPSRVTILRDRGI; from the coding sequence ATGCTCTTTCTGCAGATTGTGCTGGTAGGGCTGTTTGCTTATCAACTGCGCAAGTTGCGCAGTTGCAGCACACCGTTTGCAGCGGAGCCCGAGGAGGGATGGTTGCCCTTGGAGGTGGTGCTGTGCCTGAGGGGGGCAGATAGTTGCTTGCCGCGACTGCTGCGATCTCTGGCCGGTCAGACCTACCCAGGCCCTTGGCGGCTTCAGGTGGTGGTGGACAGTGATGCTGATCCGGCGTGGCCGTTACTCCAGCCTTGGCTGAATCGCTCAGATACTGCTTGGTCCGAGTTGCACTGCCGGACCCTTCAGCAACGTCCGAGCCAGGGCTCGCTCAAATGTGCAGCACTACGTCAGGCTTTTTCTGATCTTCACTCCGAGAGTGCTCTGGTGGTGCTGCTCGATGCTGATATTCGCTTCGCTGAAGATGGCCTGGAACGTTGTGCCCGAGCTTGCTTGAAGCCAGGGATCGGGGCGATTTCTGGCAACCGCTGGTTTGCTCCTCTCTCTCCAGGATTATCGGCATTGAATTTGAGCAGTTGGACGCGCGCGGTGTGGAATGCCGGCGCCGTGGTGTTGATGACCCTGTGGAAGATCCCTTGGGGCGGCACTCTTTGCGTTCGCCGCTCGGTGGTGGAAGCCGGCGATTGGCTTGAACTGCTTCGCCGCGGATTGTGCGAAGACACCGGCCTGTTGGGTCCGTTGCGAAGGCTGGGTTTGGACTATCGGTTTGAACCGAATTTGATCATGGTGGATCCTGATCCTGCCCAGCCCTTGCTCCCGCTAAGCCGCTGGATCACCCGTCAGCTGCTCACCGCTCGATTGCATCATCCGGCTTGGGGCTTGGTGGCACTGCATGGTGTTAGCAGTGCTGCACTGCTCTTGCTTGCGCTGTTGCAGGGAGATTGGGCCGCGGCGTTGATCTATGAGCTGGGTTGTGTGGGACTGCTTTGCTGGATTGAACGATTGATGCAGCCTCAAGGAAGCCCCCATTGGCTGGGCTGGGCTGTGGGCCTTGTGCCGGGGCAGCTCGTGGATGGGGCGGCAACCTTGGCGGCTCTGCTTGTGCGCCTGATCTCTTGGCGAGGTGTTGATTACCTGGTCCGCTTCCACCCCTCTCGGGTCACGATCCTGCGAGATAGAGGGATTTAG
- a CDS encoding thioester reductase domain-containing protein yields MALDPSGTINKQEPIAVLGMGCRLPGGVESPEQFWQLLAEGSEAIGEIPSDRWDLQRHHDPDPRRPLHQHVRRAGLVDGIDQFDPALFGISGREAQCMDPQQRLLLEVCWRAMEAGAQPLEQLRGRSVGVFMGISSADYSALLWASENQYLTPDNEPFILTGNTGCIAANRISYAFDLKGPSFTVDTACSSSLVALHLACESLRRGESELALAGGVQALIHPGIQMSFCKAGLLSPSGHCRSFDAEADGYVRSEGAGAVLLKPLRAALRDGDPIEAVIRGTAVNSDGRSQGLAAPNKKAQIACVQAAYASAGLSPSAAQFVEAHGTGTRQGDPIELRALGSVLGQGRPSTEPCLLGSVKTNVGHSETAAGITGFIKAVLSLRERMVPESLHYSQPNPSVDLPGLGLKVSTTLQPFPKPEQELVVSVSSFGFGGTNSHAVLSSAPLELSQPSSTSLLGHSFHLLWLSARNEEALDVLRAQIADWLEAQAAFSLEDLCASIHVGRSQFPHALALIASSGEDLVRQLRGQEPAAWTGVVPSRGSEVLPETLKDLQQQTLSEGPVGVEQLQKLVQALAQGAQMDWREWHQGASWRQLRPPGHPFLRSRFWWTPRDQDLEQGKASLWLDHIGVGSSVTTEQPGMAFQKLDLPGALEHWQTVLDPANARDLQDHALCGYPLFAAAGYLALVLDWLSDQQQPLECADLNLDRPLWLNAGSVQLQAVRDGDDFSFHARTPQAEDAGSWQLHGQLLLSRAAEQAIQPLQALEFDHGADLDVADFYSSLKNFGLDYGSCYRPLAALQANATGAEALLHRPDAAPDRSLIDGCFQLVAAVLAQTHSDGQLLLPVGVEQMQMLRWPLPDQLRCRLQLRPEDLHNAAESSRAHVTADLDLLDQSGVLLGGIRGLQLRRLTRTLLELMLPEDSSRPAGELLETIWQPLAAHALSDWSPGAAEPITLIALGALPDAVWEWCQQQAIVPLELDAQEDPKSVTSALVQQLQALPLSQPRQVLLWMPAFATPAAGSVQAAVRSLAQDCSAWRCSTITASATALAGGLSSAQWQRLLAATAGDAELRWCGSDCIETRCFQPIDQDRFRMLSDGSGRLEGLVKAPLPLARLQPGELELAVEATGLNFRDVLNALGLLHSHNQSLGLRANAQLPFGGEAVGRVVAVGPGVDSSLVGQRMLAALTLGSLASHVSCRAALCVRWPEELDPVVGASLSTAYLTAEHGLEQLAQLQAGETVLIHAAAGGVGQAAVQVALRCGARILATASAAKQAGLLQQGVEVVFDSRSTAFADQVLKHTEGRGVDVVLNSLKGEWVDASFQALASGGRFVELGKLEIWSDQQVREKRPDVGYFRFDLLEVAARDPHPLRQRLLRLVAASQDKTLPALPVSAFALDQCKDAFRRMAQGKHVGKLVITLPSQAPPCAIRMDGTYLVVGAFGGIGQLLQSWLVDRGARSLLLLGRSVPVPGTETAECLDSLRSQGVQVEALRWDDLPQALAGLPQDLPLRGVFHAAGALQDQRVGEIELTSINKVFEAKLGPQQQLDKLQRLQPAAFQNLDFQVMFSSIAAALGSPGQFVYGAANGAVESTCINADSDGAVQLAIQWGPWAGAGMAEGLERRFESVGLHLLAEDEALSALESLLQRGRSGVVTVMAADWPRLVSQALPRQAAWFRSLINEVGGRSEAQVRAQLEALSVDQRRPWMLSTLQDILAGVMEEPEAQLDSRTSLFDLGLDSLMAAEFAAEVQQALGWRLDLAALSDAPCLDDLASMALERLLPDGSAAAREGLDLDQEAQLEASWSVPESPPVEAPGERVLLTGASGFLGAYLLAGQLERWPELRVRCLVRASSLHQGSEKLERNLRRYGLWNPDWSERLEVVLGDLSQPKLGLDPDQFAALGQGVGGILHNGAQLSQMASYAQLAAANVGGTRELLHLATAASPLRFELISSVAVFEADAYRDQVIAEDDALADWQGIQLGYSQTKWVTDRMVARAGEAGLPVTVYRPPLIAGPSNGRFWHEGDLLQRLLQGSLALGASPDLAWELDVVPVDYVADAVSALAWCEPAKGRCFHLQHPEPLMLTTLLSQITDAQGGWRILPMQEWIEAIEASLANPLQPLLPFLRQRWGEDGLTYPERNCKGQRARPGCSYTTQLLAEQGVRCPDWDQLISPWASALLQQKSSV; encoded by the coding sequence ATGGCATTGGATCCTTCAGGCACAATCAATAAACAGGAGCCCATTGCCGTTTTAGGTATGGGCTGCCGTTTGCCTGGTGGGGTCGAGAGCCCTGAACAGTTTTGGCAACTGCTGGCTGAAGGAAGTGAGGCGATCGGCGAGATTCCCTCAGATCGCTGGGATCTTCAGCGTCACCATGATCCCGATCCGCGCAGGCCGTTGCACCAGCATGTCCGCCGAGCTGGATTGGTGGACGGGATCGACCAGTTCGATCCAGCCTTGTTTGGCATAAGCGGCAGGGAAGCCCAGTGCATGGACCCTCAGCAACGCCTGTTGCTTGAAGTGTGCTGGAGGGCGATGGAGGCGGGTGCCCAGCCCCTGGAGCAGTTGCGTGGACGCTCAGTGGGAGTGTTCATGGGCATTTCCAGCGCTGATTACAGCGCATTGCTCTGGGCTTCGGAAAATCAATACCTCACACCTGATAACGAACCCTTCATCCTCACCGGCAACACCGGTTGCATTGCTGCCAACAGAATTTCCTACGCCTTTGATCTCAAAGGGCCCAGCTTCACCGTGGATACGGCTTGTTCCTCGTCTCTGGTGGCTTTGCACTTGGCTTGCGAGAGCTTGAGGCGCGGTGAGTCAGAGCTTGCTCTTGCTGGAGGTGTGCAGGCCTTAATCCATCCCGGCATACAGATGAGCTTCTGTAAGGCGGGGTTGCTGTCGCCATCAGGGCACTGCCGCAGCTTTGATGCTGAGGCGGATGGCTATGTGCGTTCCGAAGGCGCCGGTGCTGTACTCCTTAAGCCGTTGCGGGCTGCCCTGCGCGACGGTGATCCGATTGAAGCGGTGATCCGTGGCACCGCGGTGAATTCCGATGGCCGCAGTCAAGGCTTGGCTGCACCCAACAAAAAAGCTCAGATCGCGTGTGTGCAAGCCGCCTATGCCTCTGCTGGGCTGTCTCCTTCGGCAGCGCAATTCGTAGAAGCCCATGGCACAGGGACTCGCCAGGGGGATCCGATTGAACTCAGAGCCCTTGGCTCGGTGCTTGGGCAGGGGCGGCCAAGCACCGAGCCCTGCTTGCTTGGCTCGGTGAAAACCAATGTGGGGCATTCGGAAACGGCTGCAGGCATTACGGGTTTCATCAAAGCCGTGTTGTCTCTCAGGGAGCGAATGGTCCCTGAGAGCCTGCATTATTCGCAGCCCAATCCCAGCGTGGATTTGCCTGGGCTTGGATTGAAGGTTTCAACGACGCTGCAGCCTTTTCCCAAGCCTGAGCAGGAGCTGGTGGTCAGTGTCAGCTCTTTTGGATTCGGTGGTACTAATTCTCACGCTGTGCTTAGTAGTGCTCCTCTTGAGCTTTCTCAGCCCTCTTCTACATCGTTACTAGGGCATTCATTTCACCTGCTCTGGTTGAGCGCACGCAACGAGGAAGCACTTGACGTGCTTCGCGCGCAAATAGCGGATTGGCTCGAGGCTCAAGCAGCGTTCAGTTTGGAGGATCTTTGCGCCAGCATCCATGTGGGACGCTCCCAATTCCCCCATGCGCTGGCGTTGATTGCGAGTAGTGGTGAGGACCTGGTACGCCAGCTGCGAGGGCAAGAGCCTGCCGCTTGGACCGGTGTTGTTCCCTCGCGTGGATCTGAGGTTTTGCCAGAAACGTTGAAAGATCTGCAACAACAGACATTGTCTGAGGGCCCCGTGGGGGTTGAGCAGCTCCAGAAGCTTGTTCAAGCCTTGGCTCAAGGAGCCCAGATGGATTGGCGCGAATGGCATCAAGGTGCCTCCTGGCGTCAGCTCCGGCCGCCAGGTCATCCATTTCTGCGCTCACGCTTTTGGTGGACGCCACGGGACCAGGATCTGGAACAAGGCAAAGCCAGCCTTTGGCTTGATCACATCGGTGTTGGCAGCAGTGTCACAACGGAACAGCCAGGGATGGCTTTTCAGAAGTTGGACCTTCCAGGAGCGTTAGAGCACTGGCAGACCGTGTTGGATCCAGCTAACGCTCGCGACTTGCAAGATCATGCGCTTTGCGGATATCCCCTGTTCGCGGCAGCGGGCTATCTTGCCCTTGTCTTGGATTGGTTGAGCGACCAACAACAGCCACTTGAGTGTGCTGATCTCAATCTCGATCGTCCGCTGTGGCTCAACGCTGGATCAGTGCAGCTACAGGCTGTGCGCGACGGTGATGACTTCAGCTTCCATGCCCGCACTCCCCAGGCTGAAGACGCCGGCAGCTGGCAGCTTCATGGGCAGCTCCTATTGAGCAGAGCTGCGGAACAAGCCATTCAGCCCTTGCAGGCTTTGGAGTTTGACCATGGTGCTGACCTTGATGTCGCCGATTTTTATAGCTCCTTAAAGAATTTTGGGCTGGATTACGGCAGCTGCTATCGGCCGCTTGCTGCTTTGCAAGCCAACGCCACGGGCGCCGAAGCACTGCTGCATCGTCCTGATGCTGCACCTGATCGCAGCCTGATCGATGGATGTTTTCAACTGGTGGCTGCGGTTCTTGCGCAAACGCACTCCGATGGCCAATTGCTACTCCCTGTGGGAGTGGAACAGATGCAGATGTTGCGCTGGCCTTTGCCCGACCAGCTGCGATGCCGTTTACAGCTTCGTCCAGAAGATTTGCACAACGCAGCTGAGAGCAGTCGCGCGCATGTGACCGCTGACTTGGACCTTCTTGATCAATCTGGGGTTTTGCTCGGTGGGATCCGTGGTTTGCAGTTGAGGCGTTTGACGCGAACTCTGCTGGAGTTAATGCTCCCTGAGGACTCCTCTCGACCTGCCGGGGAACTGCTGGAGACCATTTGGCAACCTCTTGCGGCGCATGCACTGAGCGATTGGAGCCCAGGAGCTGCCGAGCCAATCACCCTGATCGCGTTGGGGGCATTGCCAGATGCCGTCTGGGAGTGGTGCCAGCAGCAGGCGATCGTGCCTTTGGAACTGGATGCTCAGGAGGATCCAAAATCCGTAACTTCAGCGCTGGTGCAACAGCTGCAGGCGCTTCCCCTCAGCCAGCCGCGTCAAGTGTTGTTGTGGATGCCGGCTTTCGCCACACCTGCTGCTGGGTCAGTCCAGGCGGCAGTGCGCTCCCTGGCCCAGGACTGTTCTGCTTGGCGTTGCAGCACGATTACAGCCTCAGCCACTGCGCTGGCTGGAGGTCTCTCATCAGCGCAGTGGCAACGTCTCTTGGCTGCCACCGCCGGTGATGCTGAGCTCCGCTGGTGCGGTTCCGATTGCATTGAAACCCGCTGTTTTCAGCCGATTGATCAAGATCGGTTTCGCATGCTGTCCGATGGAAGTGGTCGACTTGAAGGGCTGGTCAAGGCGCCTTTGCCACTAGCGCGCCTTCAGCCAGGAGAGTTGGAGTTGGCGGTGGAGGCCACGGGCCTGAACTTTCGCGATGTCCTGAATGCTTTGGGGCTTCTGCACAGCCACAACCAATCCCTTGGGCTTAGGGCCAATGCTCAATTGCCATTCGGCGGGGAGGCCGTGGGGCGTGTGGTCGCTGTTGGCCCTGGCGTGGATTCCTCATTGGTGGGCCAGCGGATGCTTGCGGCTCTCACCCTGGGAAGCCTGGCAAGCCATGTGAGTTGTAGGGCAGCCCTCTGTGTGCGTTGGCCAGAAGAGTTGGATCCTGTGGTAGGGGCAAGCCTTTCAACGGCCTATCTCACGGCAGAGCATGGCCTGGAGCAGTTGGCGCAGCTTCAGGCTGGAGAAACAGTTTTGATTCATGCAGCTGCCGGTGGAGTAGGGCAGGCGGCTGTGCAGGTGGCCTTGCGATGCGGTGCTCGCATCCTGGCCACCGCCAGTGCAGCCAAACAGGCTGGATTGTTGCAGCAAGGTGTGGAGGTGGTCTTTGATTCCCGCTCCACTGCTTTCGCTGATCAGGTTCTCAAGCACACCGAAGGCCGTGGTGTTGATGTTGTCCTGAATAGCCTTAAAGGTGAGTGGGTGGATGCCAGCTTTCAGGCGCTCGCTTCAGGCGGACGCTTTGTAGAGCTTGGCAAGCTGGAAATCTGGAGCGATCAGCAGGTACGCGAGAAACGGCCTGATGTCGGCTATTTCCGCTTTGATCTGCTGGAAGTGGCAGCGCGCGATCCACACCCCTTAAGGCAGCGATTGCTGCGGTTGGTGGCGGCGTCTCAAGACAAAACTTTGCCTGCTTTGCCGGTATCAGCCTTTGCTTTGGATCAGTGCAAGGACGCCTTCCGACGGATGGCGCAGGGAAAGCATGTGGGCAAGTTGGTGATCACCCTGCCAAGCCAAGCCCCGCCTTGTGCCATCCGTATGGACGGCACTTATCTGGTGGTGGGTGCTTTTGGAGGGATTGGCCAACTTCTGCAGTCTTGGTTGGTGGATCGGGGTGCGCGCTCGTTGTTGTTGCTGGGGAGAAGTGTGCCCGTACCAGGGACAGAAACGGCCGAGTGTTTGGACAGCCTCCGCTCTCAAGGTGTGCAGGTTGAGGCGCTCCGATGGGACGATCTCCCTCAAGCACTCGCTGGATTACCTCAGGACCTACCACTGCGCGGTGTCTTTCATGCTGCTGGAGCCCTGCAAGATCAGCGCGTCGGTGAGATTGAACTCACCAGTATTAATAAGGTGTTTGAGGCGAAGTTGGGTCCCCAGCAGCAGCTTGACAAGCTGCAAAGGCTGCAGCCAGCTGCGTTTCAAAACCTCGATTTTCAGGTGATGTTCTCGTCAATCGCCGCGGCACTGGGTTCGCCGGGCCAGTTTGTCTATGGCGCTGCCAATGGGGCTGTTGAATCCACCTGCATCAACGCGGACTCTGATGGCGCAGTTCAGCTGGCGATTCAGTGGGGGCCTTGGGCTGGTGCTGGCATGGCTGAAGGGTTGGAGCGGCGCTTTGAGTCCGTAGGACTGCATCTCTTGGCGGAAGACGAAGCGTTGTCGGCTCTGGAGTCATTGCTGCAGCGAGGCCGTAGCGGAGTGGTGACCGTGATGGCGGCCGATTGGCCGCGGCTCGTCAGTCAGGCCTTGCCCCGACAGGCGGCCTGGTTCCGATCCCTGATTAATGAAGTAGGGGGCCGCTCAGAAGCCCAGGTGCGCGCTCAGTTGGAGGCCTTGTCAGTGGACCAGCGCAGGCCATGGATGTTGTCGACGCTCCAAGACATCCTGGCTGGAGTGATGGAAGAACCGGAAGCTCAGCTCGATTCCCGTACCAGCCTTTTTGATTTAGGGCTCGATTCGTTGATGGCAGCCGAGTTTGCTGCCGAAGTCCAGCAGGCGTTGGGATGGCGCCTAGATCTGGCTGCCCTTAGCGACGCCCCTTGCTTGGATGATCTGGCGAGCATGGCTCTCGAGCGATTGTTGCCAGACGGATCTGCAGCGGCACGGGAGGGATTGGACCTTGATCAAGAGGCGCAGCTAGAAGCCAGTTGGTCAGTGCCGGAGAGCCCACCCGTTGAGGCGCCTGGAGAACGAGTTCTGCTCACTGGCGCGAGTGGCTTCCTAGGCGCCTATCTCCTGGCAGGGCAGCTGGAGCGTTGGCCGGAGCTGCGGGTGCGTTGTCTCGTGCGAGCTTCCTCCTTGCATCAAGGATCGGAAAAGTTGGAGCGGAATCTTCGTCGTTACGGTCTGTGGAATCCGGACTGGTCGGAGCGGTTGGAGGTGGTGCTTGGAGACCTTTCCCAGCCGAAGCTGGGACTCGACCCCGATCAATTTGCGGCTCTCGGCCAGGGGGTGGGAGGCATTCTTCACAACGGTGCCCAGCTCAGCCAGATGGCCAGCTATGCCCAACTCGCTGCTGCCAATGTTGGCGGTACTCGAGAGCTGCTCCACCTAGCAACGGCCGCTTCGCCACTCCGCTTTGAGTTGATTTCAAGCGTTGCTGTCTTTGAGGCTGATGCTTATCGCGATCAGGTGATCGCTGAAGATGATGCGCTGGCCGACTGGCAGGGCATCCAACTCGGTTATTCCCAAACCAAATGGGTCACGGATCGCATGGTGGCGCGAGCAGGGGAGGCCGGACTTCCCGTCACGGTGTATCGCCCACCGCTGATTGCCGGCCCCTCCAACGGACGTTTCTGGCATGAGGGCGATCTTTTGCAGCGCTTGTTGCAGGGAAGTTTGGCCCTAGGGGCATCCCCGGATCTGGCCTGGGAGCTCGATGTGGTTCCTGTGGATTACGTCGCAGATGCAGTGTCTGCGCTGGCCTGGTGTGAACCTGCCAAGGGGCGTTGTTTTCACTTGCAGCACCCTGAGCCGTTGATGCTCACCACGCTTTTGAGCCAGATCACCGATGCTCAAGGTGGTTGGAGGATCTTGCCGATGCAGGAATGGATCGAGGCGATCGAAGCAAGCTTGGCTAATCCTCTGCAGCCCCTGCTGCCTTTCCTGCGGCAACGCTGGGGAGAGGACGGCCTAACGTATCCGGAGCGCAACTGCAAGGGACAGCGGGCTCGACCTGGTTGTAGTTACACCACTCAGCTGTTGGCTGAACAGGGGGTCCGCTGCCCTGATTGGGACCAATTAATTAGTCCTTGGGCATCGGCGCTGCTTCAGCAGAAGTCTTCGGTTTGA
- a CDS encoding cytochrome P450, whose product MAITPPWPKPLPYTANLFRRLARGWTSWFGLLNEWDFRIALGELNLLGLRVFLVNDRALVRRVLIEEVENFPKHPYTLWILEPLIGRAIFSVNGEEWARQRRLIDQAFQAAQLERVYPAMAAATDAMLERLDQELAQQPDAMRGAVVDIEAAMTWVTADVIVRTILSRPLQADEAREVVEAFGRYQRRAARALVMRFLHLPRRWVQRSLQRDAGVIRRWIKGVIEERLAAPDAGGDDLLAYLMAAHDPVSGTSFSAEELVDQVCFLFLAGHETSASALSSACWLLALDPSCQQRFWAEVDGVVEEGGLAPERLRKLDYGAAVFQETLRLYPPVSFFIRERQSTETTLQASRCPVGSLLTFSPWVIHRHEDHWPEPNQFRPERFLLDGSTPEERRLSREAWLPYGLGPRKCPGAAFAQQEALLVLAELIGEYQLLPANEDIGPEWVGRLTLRSANGVLLRLVPR is encoded by the coding sequence ATGGCGATCACACCTCCCTGGCCGAAACCGCTGCCTTACACCGCAAACCTGTTTCGGCGCCTTGCCCGTGGTTGGACCAGCTGGTTCGGTTTGCTCAATGAATGGGACTTCCGCATCGCCTTGGGGGAACTCAACCTCCTGGGACTGCGCGTTTTTTTGGTGAACGACCGAGCCCTCGTGCGGCGTGTGTTGATTGAGGAGGTAGAGAATTTCCCAAAGCATCCCTACACCCTCTGGATTCTCGAGCCGCTCATCGGTCGAGCCATTTTCTCGGTGAACGGTGAGGAATGGGCCCGTCAACGGCGTCTCATTGATCAAGCCTTTCAGGCAGCCCAGTTGGAGCGGGTCTATCCAGCGATGGCTGCTGCCACCGATGCGATGTTGGAGCGGTTGGACCAGGAGTTGGCGCAACAGCCAGATGCCATGCGGGGGGCTGTGGTCGACATCGAAGCAGCGATGACTTGGGTGACAGCGGATGTAATCGTGCGCACGATTCTGAGCCGGCCTTTACAGGCAGATGAAGCAAGAGAGGTGGTGGAGGCCTTTGGGCGCTATCAACGCCGGGCGGCTCGTGCTTTGGTGATGCGTTTCTTGCATCTCCCTCGGCGCTGGGTGCAGCGTTCTCTACAGCGTGATGCGGGTGTGATTCGCCGTTGGATTAAAGGGGTGATTGAGGAGCGGTTGGCGGCGCCGGACGCAGGTGGAGACGATTTGCTCGCTTATCTCATGGCAGCGCATGATCCAGTGAGCGGCACCAGTTTCAGCGCGGAGGAGCTGGTTGATCAGGTTTGTTTTCTGTTCTTGGCCGGGCATGAAACCTCTGCTAGCGCCTTGAGCAGTGCCTGTTGGTTATTGGCTCTCGACCCTTCTTGCCAGCAGCGGTTTTGGGCTGAAGTGGACGGGGTCGTAGAAGAGGGCGGCTTGGCTCCGGAGCGCTTGCGAAAGCTTGATTACGGTGCCGCTGTGTTTCAAGAAACCCTGCGCCTCTATCCGCCAGTGAGTTTTTTTATTCGCGAAAGGCAAAGCACCGAAACCACGTTGCAGGCGAGTCGTTGCCCTGTGGGTTCATTGCTGACCTTCTCGCCATGGGTGATTCACCGCCATGAGGATCACTGGCCGGAGCCCAATCAGTTTCGCCCTGAACGTTTTTTGCTCGATGGCTCCACCCCAGAAGAACGCCGTCTGTCTCGAGAGGCTTGGTTGCCCTATGGCTTGGGGCCGCGCAAGTGTCCTGGGGCTGCCTTTGCCCAGCAGGAGGCTTTATTGGTGCTCGCGGAATTGATTGGGGAGTACCAGCTTTTACCTGCAAACGAGGACATCGGCCCGGAATGGGTGGGTCGCCTTACGTTGCGTAGCGCCAATGGCGTGCTGTTGCGGCTTGTCCCGCGTTGA
- a CDS encoding SRPBCC family protein: MFSHSRLSPWALKGSALLMPLAIISAAALPAAQAQTKLNVLVEQQGNTRTASMTVPVPPQRAWEVLTDYVAIGEAMPDISKVQLLSRQGNSLRLRQAYQAPYTFGLTISAELAVTETPKTAIHFRMIKGDLISALSGSWSLTPTQTGTRLRHTITLVPELPGLMQPLFAQLTRTSLRDSMLRLSALMEKP; encoded by the coding sequence ATGTTCTCTCATTCTCGCCTTTCTCCCTGGGCCCTTAAAGGTTCTGCCTTACTCATGCCGTTGGCGATCATCAGCGCAGCAGCTTTACCTGCGGCACAAGCGCAAACCAAGCTGAACGTGCTGGTGGAGCAGCAGGGGAACACCCGCACTGCATCAATGACCGTGCCAGTGCCGCCCCAGCGCGCCTGGGAGGTGCTCACCGATTACGTGGCCATAGGGGAAGCAATGCCTGACATCTCCAAGGTGCAACTCCTCAGCCGGCAGGGGAACAGCCTGCGGCTACGCCAGGCTTATCAGGCTCCCTACACCTTCGGGTTAACAATCAGCGCTGAACTTGCTGTAACGGAAACGCCCAAGACAGCCATTCACTTCCGCATGATCAAGGGTGATTTGATCAGTGCCCTCAGCGGAAGCTGGTCGTTAACGCCAACACAAACGGGGACGCGTCTGCGCCACACCATCACCTTGGTTCCTGAATTGCCAGGCCTGATGCAACCTCTGTTTGCCCAGCTGACACGCACCAGCTTGCGGGATTCGATGCTGCGGCTGAGTGCGCTGATGGAGAAGCCCTAA